In Kribbella amoyensis, the genomic stretch GGGCCCATGACGCGGCGGACGGTGATGGGTTGCTGAAGGGGGACGCCGCCGGGGCCGGGGACCTGGGAGACCAGGGCGGCGATCTCGAGGGCGCGTTCCTCGGACTCGACGTCGACCAGTTGGTAGCCGGCCAGCAGTTCCTTCGACTCCGGGAACGGGCCGTCAGTCACGACGGGAGCGGTGACGCCGTCGGACGTGACCTTCTTCATCTGGTCGGGCCAGGTCAGCGCCGCGACGTCGAGGAGCTCGCCGCTCTCGGTCAGCTGGTGGTTGAGGTCGCGGTAGTAGTCCATGTGGGCCTTGATGTCCGCCGGGTCCCATTCGAGCATCGGGGTCTCGACCGCGCCCGGGCTGTAGTCCACGATCAGCAGGAACTTCGTCATCGCACAAACCTTTCGGACCGGCGCCCCGGTCGGGCGCTCTCACCCGGGGGACGAAGCACGGCCCCCGCTCTCGACATCACCTCGACGAAAACTTCCACCAACCTCACCGACCCCGCCGATCCACGGACCCGCCGACCCCACCGACCCACGCCGATCCGCCGACCCCGCCGATCCACGGACCCGCCGACCCCACCGACCCACGCCGATCCACCGACCCCGCCAACCCCGCCGACTCCGGCGGTTCAGCGTGACGACAGGTAGGTGAGGACCGCCATCACGCGGCGATTGTCGTCCTCCGACGGGGGCAGGTCGAGCTTGGCGAAGATGTTGTTGGTGTGTTTGCTGACCGCCTTCTCGGTGACGAACAGTGCGCTCGCGATCGCCGCGTTCGAGCGGCCTTCCGCCATCAGCCCAAGAACCTCGGACTCGCGCGGGGTGAGCCGCCCGATCGGCTCGTCCCGGGTGTTGCGGGCGAGCAGCTGGCCGATCACGTCCGGGTCCATCGCGGTCCCGCCGCCGGCCACCCGGCGGACCGAGTCGAGGAACTCGGCGACGTTCGAGACCCGGTCCTTGAGCAGGTACCCGACCGCGCCGCCGCCTCCGGTGAGGAGCTCGCGCGCGTACAGCTGCTCGACGTACTGCGACAGGACGAGGACCGGGAGTCCGGGGACCTGGCGGCGGGCCTCGATAGCGGCCTTCAGCCCCTCGTCGGTGAACGTCGGGGGCAGCCGGACGTCGACGACGGCCACGTCCGGCCGGTGCTGGACGAGCGCTGGCACCAGCCGGGGACCGTTGTCGACGGCTTCGACGACCTCGAAGTCGTGGGCCTCGAGCAGCCGGATCAGGCCGTCCCGGAGGAGGGCGTGGTCTTCAGCGATGACGACTCGCAAGGCAACTCCATGATCACGGTGGTGGGTCCGCCGGTGGGGCTGACCAGGGTCAACGTACCGTCGAAGGCGGCCAGCCGCCGCTCGATACCGTACAGACCTCCACCGGTCACCACCGTGGCGCCACCGACCCCGTCGTCACCGACCAGCAGGTGCAGCTTCTCCTGCTCGTAGCTGACCTGGATCCAGGCGTTCGTCGCGGCCGCGTACTTGACCGTGTTCGCCAGCGCCTCGGCGATCGCGAAGTACGCCGCGGACTCCACCGGCGCGGGCGGACGGCCGGGCAGGTCGAAGCTGACGTCCACCTTGAACGGGCAGCTAATCGCGAGCGCCTTGACCGCGCCCTCGAGCCCGCGGTCGGCCAGGACCGGCGGGTGGATCCCACGGACCAGGTCGCGCAGCTCGGCCAGTGCCGTACTCGCGGATTCGCGCGCCTCGGTCAGCAGCGCGGCGGCCTGGGCCGGGTCCCGGGCGACCATTTCCTCGGCCATGCCCAGGTTCATGCTCAACGCGGCCAGCCGGGCCTGGGCGCCGTCGTGCAGGTCCCGCTCGATCCGGCGCAGCTCGGCCGCCTGGGTGTCGACGGTCTCGGCCCGGGACTCGGCCAGTTCGCGGACCCGGATCGCCAGCTGGGCGCTCTCGGTCGGCCCGAGCAGCGACTTGGCCAGATGCGCGTTCGCCTTCAGCAGCCGCTCGCCGGAGGCGGACCAGATCAGGAACGCGACCAGGCCGAGCGGGACCATCAGGAACGAGGTCGCCACGTTCAGCGTGAACAGCCCGCCGAACGGCTGGTCGAACACCCCGGGCGGCGTCACCCAGACCAGGAACGGGTAGATCAGGTAGAACACCGAGGCCAGGAACAGCACCGCGGACAGCAGGTTCAGGGTGAATCCGAGCACCGCGTTGGTCAGCAGCCAGACGATGTCCCGCCAGGTCGCCGGGTCGGCCAGGATCGTCCGGAGCCGCATCAGCAGGCCCTTCATCGGCGGCTGCCGGTACGGCCGGGTGATCGGCGCGCCGAGGAAGCCGGCCAGCATCCGGCGGTGGCAGTTCGCGAACCAGCGGGTGCACGGGACGAAGACCAGCAGCATCGGGATCCCGACCCAGACCGCGATCAGCGGCACCGACACGACGTTCAGCACGAAGAAGGCGATGCCGACCTCGGCGAGGATCGCCAGCCCGAGCGCGAGGAAGGGCTGCGCGAGTCGCGGGTACCGCAGCGGCGGTGCCGGG encodes the following:
- a CDS encoding YciI family protein; its protein translation is MTKFLLIVDYSPGAVETPMLEWDPADIKAHMDYYRDLNHQLTESGELLDVAALTWPDQMKKVTSDGVTAPVVTDGPFPESKELLAGYQLVDVESEERALEIAALVSQVPGPGGVPLQQPITVRRVMGPADIEEFNPLD
- a CDS encoding response regulator; the protein is MRVVIAEDHALLRDGLIRLLEAHDFEVVEAVDNGPRLVPALVQHRPDVAVVDVRLPPTFTDEGLKAAIEARRQVPGLPVLVLSQYVEQLYARELLTGGGGAVGYLLKDRVSNVAEFLDSVRRVAGGGTAMDPDVIGQLLARNTRDEPIGRLTPRESEVLGLMAEGRSNAAIASALFVTEKAVSKHTNNIFAKLDLPPSEDDNRRVMAVLTYLSSR
- a CDS encoding sensor histidine kinase, encoding MTTIQTAAPAPPLRYPRLAQPFLALGLAILAEVGIAFFVLNVVSVPLIAVWVGIPMLLVFVPCTRWFANCHRRMLAGFLGAPITRPYRQPPMKGLLMRLRTILADPATWRDIVWLLTNAVLGFTLNLLSAVLFLASVFYLIYPFLVWVTPPGVFDQPFGGLFTLNVATSFLMVPLGLVAFLIWSASGERLLKANAHLAKSLLGPTESAQLAIRVRELAESRAETVDTQAAELRRIERDLHDGAQARLAALSMNLGMAEEMVARDPAQAAALLTEARESASTALAELRDLVRGIHPPVLADRGLEGAVKALAISCPFKVDVSFDLPGRPPAPVESAAYFAIAEALANTVKYAAATNAWIQVSYEQEKLHLLVGDDGVGGATVVTGGGLYGIERRLAAFDGTLTLVSPTGGPTTVIMELPCESSSLKTTPSSGTA